From Rhodopseudomonas palustris, a single genomic window includes:
- a CDS encoding transglutaminase-like domain-containing protein: MRSEPRAGGAEAAAAKAASEIAVCLAPAEFIDSDHPEVIARATQATRGAETLADKLRALYLTVRDDVRYDPYVDFSSPEIFRASSVLRAERGYCVGKASAFAALARASGIPARVCFADVRNHLATENLTRTMGTDLFAWHGYAECFTGPRWVKASPTFNRTLCDKLGVAPLDFDGSSDAVMQAFDNNDARFMEYVREHGAYFDVPVKFVQAEMKRQYPHLAQQGSLRGSMEDEAALDAAARAARR, translated from the coding sequence ATGCGGTCTGAGCCTCGCGCCGGCGGCGCCGAAGCCGCCGCGGCCAAGGCCGCGTCCGAGATCGCGGTCTGCCTGGCACCGGCGGAATTCATCGACAGCGACCACCCCGAGGTGATCGCCCGCGCAACGCAGGCGACGCGCGGCGCCGAAACGCTCGCCGACAAGCTTCGCGCGCTGTACCTGACGGTGCGCGACGACGTCCGCTACGATCCGTATGTCGACTTTTCCAGCCCGGAGATTTTCCGCGCCTCCAGCGTGCTGCGCGCCGAGCGCGGCTATTGCGTCGGCAAGGCTTCGGCATTCGCCGCGCTGGCGCGCGCCTCCGGGATTCCGGCGCGGGTGTGCTTCGCCGACGTGCGCAATCACCTCGCCACCGAGAACCTGACCCGAACGATGGGCACAGATCTTTTCGCCTGGCACGGCTACGCCGAATGCTTCACCGGGCCGCGCTGGGTCAAGGCGTCGCCGACCTTCAACCGCACGCTGTGCGACAAGCTCGGCGTCGCGCCGCTCGACTTCGACGGCTCCTCGGATGCGGTGATGCAGGCGTTCGACAACAACGACGCGCGGTTCATGGAATATGTCCGCGAGCACGGCGCGTATTTCGACGTGCCGGTGAAATTCGTCCAGGCCGAGATGAAGCGGCAGTACCCCCATCTGGCGCAGCAGGGCAGTCTGCGCGGCTCGATGGAAGATGAAGCTGCGCTGGATGCCGCCGCACGCGCGGCTCGACGCTGA
- a CDS encoding diguanylate cyclase, which yields MTMHTDVDRDWKDRVAAQALKQIRDLDLSLDPESFELWYTFFAGRHKALTEAIDALLTANPRPTSRDIANLYEQILFPSKAATRIHALGVQVESQSSRLIDVIEQATDATHGYQTRLSSAAPRLAGGRGDGAAIVDDLLSWTIEMRATNALLVERLGAAAAQVRELQHQLEQVRLESMTDPLTEVGNRKFFETSLARLIAAGETSGPLSLLIIDLDNFKQFNDRHGHVVGDDVLRLAAATIKHTCRRDDVVCRYGGDEFAIVLPGTGLRDALLLGEKIRAAIAARELHRRSTHERLGRLLISIGSAEFRRGETVEDFVERADHWMYAAKQASRSRSLCTAEGTGRQPAAAQPGLLWHDSYACGEPTIDRQHRELFDLANVVLSAEIATLEPARLAEVVELLIARVAEHFAYEESVLEAIDYDERARHRMEHDHLLARARQVCDAMSAGGQSLGELREFLVNALIVGHMLRDDRQFFSLFDHGTAAVQELVEDATTQQQRERRQSPV from the coding sequence ATGACGATGCACACCGATGTAGATCGCGACTGGAAGGATCGCGTCGCCGCGCAGGCCCTGAAGCAAATTCGGGATCTCGATCTTTCGCTCGATCCGGAGAGCTTCGAGCTGTGGTACACGTTCTTCGCCGGCCGTCACAAAGCGCTCACCGAGGCGATCGATGCCTTGCTGACCGCCAACCCGCGGCCGACCTCCCGTGACATCGCCAATCTGTACGAGCAGATCCTGTTTCCGTCGAAAGCGGCGACACGGATTCACGCGCTCGGCGTACAGGTGGAGTCGCAGTCGAGCCGCCTGATCGACGTGATCGAGCAAGCCACCGACGCCACCCATGGCTACCAGACCCGTCTGTCGAGCGCGGCGCCGCGGCTGGCCGGCGGGCGCGGCGACGGCGCAGCGATTGTCGACGACCTGTTGAGCTGGACGATCGAGATGCGTGCCACCAATGCGCTGCTGGTCGAGCGCCTCGGCGCCGCTGCGGCGCAGGTTCGCGAATTGCAGCACCAGTTGGAGCAGGTCCGGCTCGAGAGCATGACCGATCCGCTCACCGAAGTCGGCAATCGCAAATTCTTCGAGACCTCGCTGGCGCGGCTGATCGCGGCCGGCGAAACCAGCGGCCCGCTGTCGCTGCTGATCATCGACCTCGACAATTTCAAGCAGTTCAACGATCGTCACGGTCACGTCGTCGGCGACGACGTCTTGCGGCTGGCGGCGGCGACGATCAAGCACACCTGCCGCCGCGACGACGTTGTCTGTCGCTACGGCGGCGACGAGTTCGCCATCGTGCTGCCCGGCACCGGGCTGCGCGACGCGCTGCTGCTCGGCGAGAAGATCCGGGCGGCGATCGCCGCTCGCGAACTGCACCGCCGGTCGACCCACGAAAGGCTGGGGCGGCTGCTGATCTCGATCGGCTCGGCGGAGTTCAGGCGCGGCGAAACGGTGGAGGATTTCGTCGAACGCGCCGATCACTGGATGTACGCCGCCAAACAGGCCAGCCGCAGTCGGTCGTTGTGCACGGCCGAGGGTACTGGGCGGCAGCCGGCCGCCGCTCAGCCCGGCCTTCTGTGGCACGACAGCTATGCCTGCGGCGAACCGACGATCGATCGGCAGCACCGCGAGCTGTTCGATCTCGCCAATGTCGTGCTCAGCGCCGAGATCGCGACGCTGGAGCCCGCCAGGCTGGCCGAGGTCGTCGAGCTGCTGATCGCCCGTGTGGCCGAGCATTTCGCCTACGAGGAGTCCGTGCTCGAAGCGATCGACTACGACGAGCGCGCGCGACACCGCATGGAGCACGATCATCTCCTGGCCCGCGCCAGACAGGTTTGCGACGCGATGTCGGCCGGCGGCCAATCCCTCGGAGAACTACGCGAATTCCTGGTGAATGCGCTGATCGTCGGCCACATGCTGCGCGACGACCGGCAGTTCTTCTCGCTGTTCGACCATGGCACCGCTGCGGTCCAGGAACTGGTCGAGGACGCGACGACGCAGCAACAACGCGAAAGACGGCAATCGCCGGTGTAG
- a CDS encoding efflux RND transporter periplasmic adaptor subunit — translation MLQKTEQIDAPRPHLAARWAGALRRHKWSVLGFAVVLIVAGLGVGRLLLGPEVVAVQVQRGNLVQTVVASGHIETPYRVEIASQITGTVKDVLVKEGQQVHQGQQLVAIEASELRAWVVQAEGAVAQAQARVRQLRELTKPAADEALKQAQANLLNAEAIYERASKLAASGYGTKATLDDATKNLDVARTQVRTAELQVFTSSPGGSDFVMAETQLSQALANLNTAQARLGYATIVAPRDGVLITRAVERGTVVQPGKALLVLAPAGDIQIVVQIDEKNLGQLALGQHALASADAYPDKRFDATLSYINPSVDINRASVEIKLKVDDPPDYLRQDMTVSVDIATARRDDVVIVPARAVNDAAAAPYVLKASGGRAVRQPVKLGLRGVGFYEVIDGLVPGDRVIPLATGVVPDQRIRAVLQ, via the coding sequence ATGTTGCAGAAAACCGAGCAGATCGACGCGCCGCGGCCGCATCTGGCTGCCCGCTGGGCCGGCGCATTGCGGCGTCACAAATGGTCGGTGCTCGGTTTTGCCGTGGTCCTGATCGTGGCCGGGCTCGGCGTCGGCCGGCTGCTGCTCGGGCCGGAAGTGGTCGCGGTGCAGGTGCAGCGCGGCAATCTGGTCCAGACCGTGGTGGCCAGCGGCCACATCGAAACTCCCTATCGCGTCGAAATCGCCAGCCAGATCACCGGCACCGTCAAGGACGTGCTGGTGAAAGAAGGCCAGCAGGTGCACCAGGGCCAGCAGCTCGTCGCGATCGAGGCGTCGGAATTGCGGGCCTGGGTGGTGCAGGCCGAAGGCGCGGTGGCGCAGGCGCAGGCGCGGGTGCGACAGCTCCGCGAACTCACCAAGCCGGCCGCCGACGAAGCGTTGAAGCAGGCCCAGGCCAACCTGCTCAACGCCGAGGCGATCTACGAGCGCGCCTCCAAGCTGGCAGCCTCCGGCTACGGCACCAAGGCGACGCTCGACGACGCCACCAAGAATCTCGACGTCGCCCGCACCCAGGTCCGCACCGCCGAGCTGCAGGTGTTCACCTCCAGCCCCGGCGGCAGCGATTTCGTGATGGCCGAGACCCAGCTCAGCCAGGCGCTCGCCAATCTCAACACCGCGCAGGCGCGGCTCGGCTACGCCACCATCGTGGCGCCGCGCGACGGCGTGCTGATCACCCGTGCGGTCGAGCGCGGCACGGTGGTGCAGCCGGGCAAGGCGCTGCTGGTACTGGCGCCGGCGGGCGACATCCAGATCGTGGTGCAGATCGACGAGAAGAATCTCGGCCAGCTCGCGCTCGGCCAGCACGCGCTGGCGTCCGCCGACGCCTATCCGGACAAGCGGTTCGACGCGACGCTGAGCTACATCAACCCGTCGGTCGACATCAACCGCGCCTCGGTCGAGATCAAGCTCAAGGTCGACGATCCGCCGGACTATCTGCGCCAGGACATGACGGTGTCGGTCGACATCGCCACCGCGCGGCGCGACGATGTGGTGATCGTGCCGGCGCGCGCGGTGAACGACGCCGCAGCGGCGCCCTATGTGTTGAAGGCGAGCGGCGGCCGGGCGGTACGCCAGCCGGTCAAACTCGGCCTGCGCGGCGTCGGCTTCTACGAAGTGATCGACGGCCTCGTGCCCGGCGACCGGGTGATTCCGCTCGCCACCGGAGTCGTCCCGGATCAGCGCATTCGCGCGGTGCTGCAATGA
- a CDS encoding DUF3222 family protein, giving the protein MTDTTAEDVRKIATALLKTAIEIVSEEDGGAHNQCKLCGASVPWLQTGDEIQHAPDCPVVIARNVLSARPKLHAV; this is encoded by the coding sequence ATGACTGACACCACCGCCGAAGACGTTCGCAAAATCGCCACCGCGCTCCTCAAGACGGCCATCGAGATCGTCTCCGAAGAGGACGGCGGCGCGCACAATCAGTGCAAATTGTGCGGTGCGTCCGTGCCGTGGCTGCAGACCGGCGACGAAATCCAACATGCTCCGGATTGCCCGGTGGTGATCGCCCGCAATGTGCTGTCGGCGCGGCCGAAACTGCATGCGGTCTGA
- a CDS encoding GGDEF domain-containing protein, with amino-acid sequence MSHPIVTYRYEAATAGRVGCGLALERRPTHRAASDGSPLTCLKQSRHYGPCPIDRRYASMPLFPWNPLFETGNERIDRQHRGLFDLTNQLASAVQHREPMPKLSALVERLRHYARTHFCDEEALMRCSRLTGEEIGRHVCAHKTFEHEIDRLAARADLTDAESAEAFLEFLVTWLVTHILKLDRRIAQALVDQCNAEDPDALAVEEVLIEALMETERRFRLLSDEAPSLIWVSGLSGQRGFANKAWYDFVGIDPIHAVDVDWPGFVHPEDRERYQACIGDVLATGQAATVEVRVKTASGDWGWILEKISPRISRNACIGLIAAATDVTGAKTSELLLSEANGRLEREVSERTRKLKRLALADPLTGLANRRSLLERIDREVARSAGSGDELSLLFIDVDHFKTINDTLGHAAGDAALIEVARLIEQSLRRTDFVGRLGGEEFVAVLAKTGEAGACEAADTIRRTISRHEFDGLGRPVTVSIGVSSHGSGDDGTALLDRADHAMLQAKRDGRNRCRVAGHGGRDRLSA; translated from the coding sequence GTGTCGCACCCCATAGTGACGTACCGTTATGAGGCTGCGACCGCCGGAAGAGTGGGGTGCGGGCTTGCGCTGGAGCGGCGGCCGACGCACCGGGCGGCATCCGACGGATCGCCTTTAACATGCCTCAAACAATCCCGGCACTATGGTCCCTGCCCGATCGATCGACGGTATGCGTCAATGCCCCTCTTCCCATGGAACCCGCTGTTCGAAACCGGCAATGAGCGGATCGACCGGCAGCATCGCGGGCTGTTCGACCTGACCAATCAGCTCGCCAGCGCAGTCCAGCACCGCGAGCCGATGCCGAAATTGTCCGCGCTGGTGGAACGGCTGCGCCACTATGCGCGCACGCATTTCTGCGACGAAGAAGCCTTGATGCGCTGTTCGCGATTGACCGGTGAGGAGATCGGCCGGCACGTTTGCGCGCACAAGACGTTCGAGCACGAGATCGACCGCCTCGCCGCGCGCGCCGATCTGACCGACGCCGAATCCGCCGAGGCCTTTCTGGAATTTCTGGTCACATGGCTGGTGACCCACATCCTGAAGCTCGACCGCCGGATCGCGCAGGCGCTGGTCGACCAGTGCAATGCCGAAGACCCCGATGCGCTGGCGGTCGAAGAGGTACTGATCGAAGCCTTGATGGAGACCGAGCGGCGGTTTCGCCTGCTGTCCGACGAAGCGCCGTCGCTGATCTGGGTCAGCGGTCTGTCCGGCCAGCGCGGCTTCGCCAACAAAGCATGGTACGATTTCGTCGGCATCGACCCGATACACGCCGTTGACGTCGACTGGCCGGGCTTCGTTCATCCGGAGGATCGCGAGCGCTACCAGGCGTGCATCGGCGACGTGCTCGCGACCGGCCAGGCTGCGACCGTCGAAGTGCGGGTCAAAACCGCCTCGGGCGATTGGGGCTGGATCCTGGAGAAGATCAGCCCCCGAATCAGTCGCAACGCCTGCATCGGTCTGATCGCGGCGGCAACTGACGTCACCGGCGCCAAGACCTCGGAGCTACTGCTCTCCGAGGCCAACGGTCGGCTGGAGCGCGAAGTGTCCGAGCGCACCAGGAAGCTGAAGCGGCTGGCCCTGGCCGATCCGCTCACCGGCCTCGCCAACCGCCGGTCGCTGCTGGAGCGCATCGACCGCGAGGTGGCGCGATCCGCCGGCTCCGGCGACGAGCTGTCGCTGCTGTTCATCGACGTCGACCATTTCAAGACCATCAACGACACGCTCGGCCATGCCGCCGGCGACGCGGCGCTGATCGAGGTGGCGCGGCTGATCGAGCAGTCGCTGCGCCGCACCGACTTTGTCGGCCGGCTCGGCGGCGAGGAATTCGTCGCGGTGCTGGCGAAGACCGGCGAAGCGGGCGCCTGCGAGGCCGCCGATACGATCCGCCGCACCATCAGCCGGCACGAATTCGATGGGCTCGGACGACCGGTGACGGTCAGCATCGGCGTGTCCAGCCACGGCAGCGGCGACGACGGCACCGCGCTGCTCGACCGTGCCGATCACGCGATGCTGCAAGCCAAGCGCGACGGCCGCAATCGCTGCCGCGTCGCCGGCCACGGCGGACGCGACCGCCTGTCGGCCTGA
- a CDS encoding alpha/beta fold hydrolase, with the protein MTTLILLALSVVALFTAAGWVSCRLARRLEARYPPRGVFINANGVRMHALDLAPARPAAAARPTVLLLHGANLCCEDMRMSLGERLAQRLRVIIPDRPGQGYSVTGTGPVASPAYQVTLIREVLRDRNAGPLIVVGHSFGGLIALRYALDNPDTVAGLVLINPTTHPRPQGLPLFQRAAEVLMKPLVTYTLLPPLSLAMMKRISARIFRPETPPADYAERSRLALALTAKRFAASLEEYAGLRDQLIDHVPRYAAIQVPTVIVAGTADPVVPPQVHAEALAQAVPQARLLRLNGAGHMAHHAHADTIAAEIERLADAVAGRTAPARAEAAERS; encoded by the coding sequence ATGACGACTCTGATCTTGCTGGCGCTGAGCGTCGTCGCGCTGTTCACGGCGGCGGGCTGGGTGTCGTGCCGGCTGGCACGCCGGCTGGAGGCGCGCTATCCGCCCCGCGGCGTGTTCATCAACGCCAACGGCGTGCGGATGCACGCGCTCGATCTCGCCCCGGCCCGCCCGGCTGCTGCGGCCCGGCCGACGGTGCTGCTGCTGCACGGCGCCAATCTGTGTTGCGAAGACATGCGGATGTCGCTCGGCGAACGGCTGGCGCAGCGGCTGCGGGTGATCATCCCGGACCGTCCCGGCCAGGGCTACAGCGTCACCGGCACCGGTCCGGTCGCCTCGCCGGCCTATCAGGTGACGCTGATCCGCGAGGTGCTGCGCGATCGCAACGCCGGACCGCTGATCGTGGTCGGGCATTCGTTCGGCGGGCTGATCGCGCTGCGCTACGCGCTCGACAACCCCGATACCGTCGCCGGCCTTGTGCTGATCAATCCGACCACGCATCCGCGGCCGCAGGGGCTGCCGCTGTTCCAGCGCGCCGCCGAAGTGCTGATGAAGCCGCTGGTGACCTATACGCTGCTGCCGCCGCTATCGCTGGCGATGATGAAGCGGATCTCGGCGCGGATCTTCCGGCCCGAGACGCCGCCCGCCGACTATGCCGAGCGCAGCCGGCTGGCGCTGGCGCTGACCGCCAAGCGGTTCGCCGCCAGCCTCGAGGAATATGCCGGGCTGCGCGATCAGCTCATCGACCACGTCCCGCGCTACGCCGCCATCCAGGTGCCGACCGTGATCGTCGCCGGCACTGCCGATCCGGTAGTACCGCCGCAGGTCCATGCCGAGGCGCTGGCGCAGGCGGTACCGCAGGCCCGGCTGCTGCGGCTGAACGGCGCCGGCCACATGGCGCATCACGCCCACGCCGATACCATCGCCGCCGAGATCGAGCGGCTGGCCGACGCCGTGGCGGGGCGGACCGCTCCGGCCCGGGCCGAGGCCGCGGAGCGGAGCTGA
- the flhA gene encoding flagellar biosynthesis protein FlhA codes for MTDTTAGQGSGSGIPSVKEMIAILRRGDLALAIGVLTILVVLILPLPAIILDLFLAISITLSILILMTALFIQAPLEFSSFPTVLLISTMLRLSLNMASTRLILSHGHEGTAAAGHVIEAFGGFVMGGNFVIGIIVFTILIIVNFVVITKGSGRIAEVAARFQLDSMPGKQMAIDADLSAGLIDEATAKARRKELEDESGFFGAMDGASKFVRGDAIAGLLVVFINVIGGIIIGVMQQGLSFSEAGHTYTLLTVGDGLVTQIPALIVSTAAGLLVSKAGITGSADKAMMGQLSGYPQALGMAAAVMLVLAALPGIPTLPFLALGGGAGYLAFKAGKRKAQVSAEAAQAAVAPEIAAAAAAAAAEEPIAAALRIDDLKIELGYALLPLVNGPDGTDRLTEQIKALRRSLAIEMGFVMPAVRILDNVQLEANTYVIKIKEVDAGSGRIWPNQFMVMDPAGEQVTVPGIHTTEPTFGLPATWVDANFKEEASLKGYTVVDAATVLSTHLTELLKANMSDLLSYGETQKLLKDLPSEQGELVKDIVPSQITVSGIQRVLQLLLAERVSIRDLSTILEGVAEALAFSRNPSTIVEHVRARLARQICAQNTSYNGYLPLIALSAKWEQAFAESIIGQGEDRTLAMAPSKLSEFMTAVRDKFEQAAREGEAPVLVTSATIRPFVRSLVERFRSQTTVMSQAEIHPRARLKTVGSV; via the coding sequence ATGACGGACACCACTGCCGGCCAGGGCTCAGGGTCGGGCATCCCCAGCGTCAAAGAGATGATCGCGATCCTGCGGCGCGGCGATCTGGCGCTGGCGATCGGCGTGCTGACCATCCTGGTCGTGCTGATCCTGCCGCTGCCGGCGATCATTCTCGACCTGTTCCTGGCGATCTCGATCACGCTGTCGATTCTGATCCTGATGACGGCGCTGTTCATCCAGGCGCCGCTGGAATTCTCCTCGTTCCCGACTGTGCTGCTGATCTCGACGATGCTGCGGCTGTCGCTGAACATGGCGTCGACCCGGCTGATCCTGTCGCACGGCCACGAGGGCACCGCGGCCGCCGGTCACGTCATCGAGGCGTTCGGCGGCTTCGTGATGGGCGGCAATTTCGTGATCGGGATCATCGTGTTCACGATCCTGATCATCGTCAATTTCGTGGTCATCACCAAGGGTTCGGGTCGTATTGCCGAAGTCGCCGCACGCTTCCAGTTGGATTCGATGCCCGGCAAGCAGATGGCGATCGACGCCGACCTGTCGGCGGGCCTGATCGACGAAGCCACCGCCAAGGCACGGCGCAAGGAGCTGGAAGACGAGAGCGGCTTCTTCGGCGCCATGGACGGTGCCTCCAAATTCGTCCGCGGCGACGCCATCGCCGGACTGCTGGTGGTGTTCATCAACGTCATTGGCGGCATCATCATCGGGGTGATGCAGCAGGGTCTGTCGTTCAGCGAGGCCGGGCATACCTACACGCTGCTGACCGTCGGCGACGGCCTGGTGACCCAGATCCCGGCGCTGATCGTGTCGACCGCGGCCGGCCTGCTGGTGTCCAAGGCCGGCATCACCGGCTCGGCCGACAAGGCGATGATGGGCCAGCTCTCCGGCTATCCGCAGGCGCTCGGCATGGCCGCCGCGGTGATGCTGGTGCTGGCGGCACTGCCGGGGATTCCCACATTGCCGTTCCTGGCGCTCGGCGGCGGTGCCGGCTATCTGGCCTTCAAGGCCGGCAAGCGCAAGGCACAGGTCAGCGCCGAGGCGGCGCAGGCCGCAGTAGCGCCGGAAATAGCCGCGGCTGCAGCGGCGGCCGCCGCCGAGGAGCCGATCGCCGCGGCGCTGCGGATCGACGACCTCAAGATCGAACTCGGCTACGCGCTGCTGCCGCTGGTCAACGGCCCGGACGGCACCGACCGCCTGACCGAGCAGATCAAGGCGCTGCGCCGTTCGCTGGCGATCGAAATGGGATTCGTGATGCCGGCGGTGCGGATCCTCGACAATGTCCAGCTCGAGGCCAACACCTACGTCATCAAGATCAAGGAAGTCGACGCCGGTTCGGGGCGGATCTGGCCAAATCAGTTCATGGTCATGGACCCGGCCGGCGAGCAGGTGACGGTGCCCGGCATTCACACCACCGAGCCGACCTTCGGCCTGCCCGCCACCTGGGTCGATGCCAATTTCAAGGAAGAGGCGTCGCTGAAGGGCTACACCGTGGTCGACGCCGCCACCGTGCTGTCGACGCATCTGACCGAACTGCTCAAGGCCAACATGTCCGACCTGTTGTCCTACGGCGAAACCCAGAAACTGCTCAAGGATCTGCCGAGCGAGCAAGGAGAACTGGTCAAGGACATCGTGCCCAGCCAGATCACCGTCTCCGGCATCCAGCGTGTACTGCAACTGCTGCTCGCCGAGCGGGTGTCGATCCGCGACCTGTCGACCATTCTCGAAGGCGTCGCCGAAGCGCTGGCGTTCTCGCGCAATCCGTCGACCATCGTCGAGCACGTCCGCGCCCGGCTGGCGCGCCAGATCTGCGCGCAGAACACCTCGTACAACGGCTATCTGCCGCTGATCGCGCTGTCGGCGAAATGGGAGCAGGCGTTCGCCGAGTCGATCATCGGTCAGGGCGAAGACCGCACCCTGGCGATGGCGCCCTCGAAGCTGTCGGAATTCATGACGGCGGTGCGCGACAAGTTCGAGCAGGCCGCGCGCGAGGGCGAAGCGCCGGTGCTGGTGACCTCGGCGACGATCCGGCCGTTCGTCCGCTCGCTGGTCGAACGCTTCCGCTCCCAGACCACGGTGATGTCACAGGCCGAAATTCACCCGCGGGCGCGGCTGAAGACCGTCGGCAGCGTCTGA
- a CDS encoding helix-turn-helix domain-containing protein: MPGSSRLLLPVRFTTSQLPERDRFDAWREHLRPVADLTPGSDQPSTAAIDLAVWDLGSFAMCQERSGGTRFARTRERAKAVFADHWYLFLIKAGSNWVVSDGGRSAEQVSRGTPGQLALYSLGEACHGQMQAMDILMLFMPRDKFAPLAGTLDRLNNTVIDTACGELLSDYLLALERRLPDLTIDDVPAVVRATEVMVGACLAPTPQCLEEARDGVIASLGERARRVVQSRLADPELTPASLAKCLGLSRSAMYRLFEPHGGAARYVRNSRLAAAHRALCDPAETRQIQQIASSFGFFSSQEFSRAFRLRYGYSPSELRAEVGGAVPCHRLHQPADGGRTLSEFLRTTA, translated from the coding sequence ATGCCTGGATCGTCACGCCTGTTGCTGCCTGTTCGGTTCACGACCTCGCAGCTTCCCGAACGTGATCGGTTCGATGCCTGGCGAGAGCATTTGCGTCCCGTCGCCGACCTGACGCCGGGCTCTGACCAGCCGTCGACCGCAGCGATCGATCTTGCGGTTTGGGATCTCGGCAGCTTCGCGATGTGCCAGGAGCGGAGCGGCGGTACGCGGTTTGCGCGAACGCGAGAGCGGGCCAAGGCGGTATTCGCCGACCATTGGTATCTGTTTCTGATCAAGGCGGGATCGAACTGGGTCGTCAGCGACGGCGGTCGATCGGCCGAACAGGTTTCGCGCGGCACGCCGGGACAGCTCGCGTTGTATTCGCTCGGCGAAGCGTGCCATGGCCAGATGCAGGCGATGGACATCCTGATGCTGTTCATGCCGCGCGACAAGTTCGCCCCGCTCGCCGGCACGCTCGACCGGCTCAACAATACGGTGATCGACACCGCATGCGGCGAGCTGCTCTCCGATTATCTGCTCGCGCTCGAGCGCCGGCTGCCGGATCTGACGATCGACGATGTGCCCGCGGTCGTCCGCGCCACCGAAGTGATGGTCGGCGCTTGCCTGGCGCCGACGCCGCAATGCCTGGAAGAAGCACGCGACGGGGTGATCGCAAGTCTGGGCGAGCGGGCCCGCCGAGTGGTGCAGTCTCGGCTGGCCGATCCGGAATTGACACCGGCCAGTCTCGCCAAGTGCCTCGGCCTGTCGCGGAGCGCGATGTACCGGCTGTTCGAGCCGCACGGCGGCGCCGCGCGCTACGTCCGCAACAGCCGCTTGGCCGCCGCGCATCGGGCTTTGTGCGATCCCGCCGAGACTCGGCAGATTCAGCAGATCGCCTCCTCGTTCGGATTCTTCAGCTCGCAGGAGTTCAGCCGCGCGTTCCGGCTGCGCTATGGCTACAGCCCGTCCGAACTGCGTGCCGAGGTCGGCGGCGCGGTGCCGTGTCACCGGCTGCATCAGCCGGCGGACGGCGGCCGCACGCTGAGCGAGTTTCTGCGCACCACGGCTTGA
- a CDS encoding MFS transporter, producing the protein METPLGKTGKTPAFTLDSRQAWVRLGLALVIGSIGSVGMWSVVVVLPTVQAEFAASRGGASLAFTMAMLGFGLGGVVTGKLTDRFGIVAAIAAGIALIALGYAGAGLSTSLWQFTALHFLIGAGASATFGPLMAEASHWFERYRGLAVTIAATGNYLGGTLWPPLVNWGSATIGWRATHILIGAFCAVSMTLVVLLLRAQMRGHAATSHAAAPPPKIDLQLPTNTLTALLCVASIACCVAMAMPQVHIVAYCGDLGYGAARGAEMLSLMLAFGIISRIGSGFLADRIGGIRTLLLGSVAQGVALLFYLFFDGLGSLYVISAMFGLFQGGIVPAYAIIVREAMPAREAATRVGIVIMASVLGMSFGGWISGVIFDATGSYAAAFVNGMAWNALNVAIMLLLLLRARRRGPRVAMA; encoded by the coding sequence ATGGAAACGCCCTTGGGAAAGACCGGCAAAACGCCGGCGTTCACGCTCGACTCGCGCCAGGCGTGGGTCCGGCTCGGATTGGCGCTGGTGATCGGTTCGATCGGCAGCGTCGGGATGTGGTCGGTGGTCGTCGTACTGCCGACCGTGCAGGCGGAGTTCGCCGCCAGCCGCGGCGGCGCCTCGCTGGCCTTCACCATGGCGATGCTCGGCTTCGGCCTCGGCGGCGTCGTCACCGGCAAGCTGACCGACCGCTTCGGCATCGTGGCGGCGATCGCGGCCGGCATCGCGCTGATCGCGCTCGGCTATGCGGGAGCCGGGCTGTCGACCTCGCTGTGGCAGTTCACCGCGTTGCACTTCCTGATCGGCGCCGGCGCTTCGGCGACGTTCGGACCGCTGATGGCGGAGGCCTCGCATTGGTTCGAGCGTTATCGCGGCCTCGCCGTGACGATCGCCGCCACCGGCAACTATCTCGGCGGCACGCTGTGGCCGCCGCTGGTCAATTGGGGCAGCGCCACCATCGGCTGGCGCGCCACCCATATTCTGATCGGCGCGTTCTGCGCCGTGTCGATGACGCTGGTCGTTCTGTTGCTGCGGGCGCAGATGCGCGGCCACGCCGCCACCAGCCACGCCGCGGCGCCGCCGCCGAAGATCGATCTGCAGCTTCCCACCAACACGCTGACCGCGCTGCTGTGTGTCGCCAGCATCGCCTGCTGCGTGGCGATGGCGATGCCGCAGGTCCACATCGTGGCGTATTGCGGCGACCTCGGCTACGGCGCGGCGCGTGGCGCCGAGATGCTGTCGCTGATGCTGGCATTCGGCATCATCAGCCGGATCGGCTCCGGCTTCCTGGCCGACCGGATCGGCGGCATCCGCACGCTGCTGCTCGGCTCGGTGGCGCAGGGCGTGGCGCTGCTGTTCTATCTGTTCTTCGACGGCCTCGGCTCGCTGTACGTGATCTCGGCGATGTTCGGCCTGTTCCAGGGCGGCATCGTGCCGGCCTATGCGATCATCGTGCGCGAGGCGATGCCGGCGCGCGAGGCCGCCACCCGGGTCGGTATCGTCATCATGGCCTCGGTGCTGGGGATGTCGTTCGGCGGCTGGATCTCCGGCGTGATCTTCGACGCCACCGGCTCCTACGCGGCCGCCTTCGTCAACGGCATGGCCTGGAACGCGCTCAACGTCGCGATCATGCTGCTGCTGCTGCTCCGTGCCCGCCGCCGCGGGCCGCGGGTGGCGATGGCGTAG